A portion of the Streptomyces sp. YPW6 genome contains these proteins:
- a CDS encoding LLM class F420-dependent oxidoreductase, which yields MRISTTIFLTDETVTPVRLARELEQRGFGGLYLPEHTHIPVSRRTPYPMGGELPREYGRTLDPFVALGQAAAVTERLALGTGITLVAQHDPIDLAKQAATLDNLSGGRFTLGVGYGWNVEEAADHGVDWPTRRDRVRDRMALMRALWADEPAGYAGAFGSVQPSEAHPKPVQRPRGPVNGPRTLIGGGAGPKLFTHIAQYADGWLPIGGGGLTESLPKLRAAWEEAGRDPKGLQVVPYAVLPSPGKLAHYAELGIGEVVLQLPSADEPEVLRTLDAYAAYL from the coding sequence ATGCGGATTTCCACCACGATCTTCCTCACCGACGAGACGGTGACCCCGGTCAGGCTCGCGCGCGAGCTGGAGCAGCGGGGGTTCGGCGGGCTGTACCTGCCCGAGCACACGCACATTCCGGTGAGCCGCCGCACGCCGTACCCGATGGGCGGCGAGCTGCCCCGCGAGTACGGCCGCACGCTGGACCCGTTCGTCGCCCTCGGCCAGGCCGCCGCCGTCACCGAGCGCCTGGCCCTGGGCACCGGCATCACGCTGGTCGCCCAGCACGACCCGATCGACCTCGCCAAGCAGGCGGCCACCCTGGACAACCTCTCCGGCGGCCGGTTCACCCTCGGCGTCGGCTACGGCTGGAACGTCGAGGAGGCCGCCGACCACGGGGTGGACTGGCCGACGCGCCGGGACCGCGTCCGGGACCGGATGGCGCTGATGCGGGCCCTGTGGGCGGACGAGCCGGCCGGGTACGCGGGGGCGTTCGGGTCGGTCCAGCCGAGCGAGGCGCACCCGAAGCCGGTCCAGCGGCCCCGCGGCCCGGTCAACGGCCCGCGCACGCTGATCGGCGGCGGGGCGGGCCCGAAGCTGTTCACGCACATCGCCCAGTACGCGGACGGCTGGCTGCCCATCGGCGGCGGGGGCCTCACCGAGTCCCTGCCGAAGCTGCGGGCGGCCTGGGAGGAGGCCGGGCGTGACCCGAAGGGCCTCCAGGTGGTTCCGTACGCGGTCCTGCCGAGCCCCGGGAAGCTCGCCCACTACGCGGAGCTGGGCATCGGGGAGGTCGTGCTCCAGCTGCCCTCGGCGGACGAACCGGAGGTGCTGCGGACCCTGGACGCGTACGCCGCGTACCTGTGA
- a CDS encoding penicillin-binding protein 2, whose translation MNRPLRHIAIFCGLLVLALLLRANWLQHVDRQELAQHEHNARVRFERFSTPRGDIIVGGKAITGSKETDSRDYAFIRTYKNGPMYAPVTGYASQSRGTSLLERTYDSVLSGQDDRFAFRHAKDVLTGQPRRGGDVITTIDAKAQKAAYKGLTDLGARGAVVALDPSTGKVLSLVSTPSYDPEVFAGISFKESDRFTALEKKKGKPLANRPLRETYPPGSTFKILTAAAALEHGVVTDVDARTDAVSPYPLPLSSNKIGSEAGDAVCDKASMKTAMQYSCNNVFLDAAAELGDERMRETAEKFGFNEDVYAEEFGDMLATKSLYPEKLDKPGTALTGMGQGSLTSTPMQMAMVTAALANDGKLMQPYIVDELRGPDLSTLEKNEPMEMSQAVSPETAKKVQEMMEHTAKEGSAQRALIDGVTVGGKTGTAQRGVDVRDKVPYGWFVSYGKKDDGRSVAVAVFIDPTDMDISRSDISGGRLGAPIAKSVMQAVLGD comes from the coding sequence ATGAACAGGCCGTTGCGGCACATAGCCATCTTCTGCGGGCTGCTGGTGCTGGCCCTGCTGCTGCGGGCGAACTGGCTCCAGCACGTCGACCGCCAGGAGCTGGCGCAGCACGAGCACAACGCCCGGGTGAGGTTCGAGCGGTTCTCCACCCCGCGCGGCGACATCATCGTCGGCGGCAAGGCGATCACCGGGTCGAAGGAGACCGACAGCCGGGACTACGCGTTCATCCGGACCTACAAGAACGGTCCGATGTACGCGCCCGTCACCGGGTACGCCTCCCAGTCCCGGGGCACCTCGCTGCTGGAGCGGACCTACGACAGCGTCCTCAGCGGCCAGGACGACCGCTTCGCCTTCCGGCACGCCAAGGACGTCCTGACCGGTCAGCCCCGGCGCGGCGGTGACGTGATCACCACGATCGACGCCAAGGCGCAGAAGGCCGCCTACAAGGGGCTGACGGACCTGGGCGCCCGCGGCGCGGTGGTCGCCCTGGACCCGAGCACCGGAAAGGTGCTGTCGCTGGTCTCCACGCCCTCGTACGACCCCGAGGTCTTCGCCGGCATCTCCTTCAAGGAGAGCGACCGCTTCACCGCGCTGGAGAAGAAGAAGGGCAAGCCGCTGGCCAACCGCCCGCTGCGCGAAACGTACCCGCCGGGCTCCACCTTCAAGATCCTCACGGCCGCGGCGGCGCTGGAGCACGGCGTGGTCACCGATGTGGACGCCCGCACGGACGCCGTCTCGCCGTACCCGCTGCCGCTCTCCTCGAACAAGATCGGCAGCGAGGCGGGTGACGCCGTGTGCGACAAGGCCTCGATGAAGACCGCCATGCAGTACTCCTGCAACAACGTCTTCCTCGACGCCGCCGCCGAACTGGGCGATGAACGGATGCGGGAGACGGCGGAGAAGTTCGGCTTCAACGAGGACGTGTACGCGGAGGAGTTCGGCGACATGCTCGCCACGAAGAGCCTCTACCCGGAGAAGCTCGACAAGCCCGGCACGGCTCTCACGGGCATGGGCCAGGGCAGTCTGACCAGCACCCCGATGCAGATGGCGATGGTCACGGCGGCCCTCGCCAACGACGGCAAGCTGATGCAGCCCTACATCGTCGACGAACTGCGCGGCCCGGACCTCTCCACGCTGGAGAAGAACGAGCCGATGGAGATGAGCCAGGCCGTCTCGCCGGAGACGGCGAAGAAGGTCCAGGAGATGATGGAGCACACCGCGAAGGAGGGCAGCGCCCAGCGCGCCCTGATCGACGGTGTCACGGTCGGCGGCAAGACGGGCACCGCCCAGCGCGGTGTGGATGTCCGCGACAAGGTCCCGTACGGCTGGTTCGTCAGCTACGGCAAGAAGGACGACGGCCGCTCGGTGGCGGTCGCGGTGTTCATCGACCCGACCGACATGGACATCTCCCGCTCGGACATCTCGGGCGGCCGCCTCGGCGCCCCGATCGCGAAGAGCGTGATGCAGGCGGTGCTGGGGGACTGA
- a CDS encoding DUF397 domain-containing protein, whose amino-acid sequence MTTESPRWFTSSYSNNGGNCVEVAADLTATHGIVPVRDSKVVDGPVVTVPATAFAAFVAGVRSGTFDTL is encoded by the coding sequence GTGACGACCGAATCCCCCCGATGGTTCACGTCCTCGTACAGCAACAACGGCGGCAACTGCGTCGAGGTCGCCGCCGACCTCACCGCCACGCACGGCATCGTCCCCGTCCGTGACTCCAAGGTCGTCGACGGCCCCGTGGTCACCGTCCCCGCCACCGCCTTCGCCGCGTTCGTCGCAGGCGTACGGAGCGGGACGTTCGACACCCTCTGA
- a CDS encoding helix-turn-helix transcriptional regulator, translated as MVNRKQLDPEDPDASFGLQLRQARDARGWTQDELAGRMGCSGTHISAVETGRRSPTPRFARSVDRALGTGDKFSRMVQAMKDLTLLEGFPEYVRYEGRAVEIRLYEVGIIPGLLQTPEYARVLADSAVRRGAITPEQADDRVSYLAERQAALVRPNPPMLFVTMDESCIRRPVGGPAVMNAQLDRLMELAELPNTLLQVAPYEIGEQRTFDLPVNILTLPDRSVVCYAESQTQGHLDRESSFVLPMLTAYHQLQGASLSQTASVAKISQLRKGTP; from the coding sequence ATGGTGAATCGCAAGCAGCTCGATCCCGAGGACCCGGATGCTTCCTTCGGGTTGCAGTTGAGGCAGGCCAGAGATGCGCGTGGCTGGACGCAGGATGAGTTAGCCGGTCGCATGGGGTGCTCGGGGACGCATATCTCGGCCGTGGAAACTGGTCGGCGTTCTCCGACTCCACGCTTCGCGAGAAGTGTTGACAGGGCGCTGGGGACCGGCGACAAGTTCAGCCGCATGGTCCAGGCGATGAAGGACCTGACCTTGCTGGAGGGCTTCCCGGAGTACGTGAGGTACGAAGGCCGGGCGGTGGAGATCAGGCTCTACGAAGTCGGCATCATCCCTGGGCTGTTGCAGACCCCGGAGTACGCGCGGGTCCTGGCCGACAGTGCCGTACGGCGGGGAGCGATCACACCGGAGCAGGCCGATGACCGTGTGTCCTACCTGGCGGAGCGCCAAGCGGCCCTGGTGCGGCCGAATCCGCCCATGCTCTTCGTCACCATGGACGAAAGCTGCATTCGCCGCCCGGTGGGAGGCCCCGCCGTCATGAACGCCCAGCTGGACCGGCTGATGGAATTGGCCGAACTGCCCAACACACTGCTTCAGGTGGCTCCGTACGAGATCGGAGAGCAGAGGACGTTCGATCTGCCGGTCAACATCCTGACGCTGCCGGACCGGTCAGTGGTCTGCTACGCCGAGTCGCAGACTCAGGGGCATCTTGACCGGGAAAGCTCGTTCGTCCTCCCCATGTTGACGGCCTACCATCAGCTTCAGGGCGCGTCGCTGTCGCAGACGGCGTCGGTGGCCAAGATCAGCCAGCTGCGAAAGGGCACCCCGTGA
- a CDS encoding HAD family hydrolase, with amino-acid sequence METIVLDIGETLVRDDRHWASWADWLGVPPHTLGALVGAVVAQGREATDALRILRPGMDVEAACRARAAAGRGEHLDESDLYQDVRPALGELRSAGVRVVVAGDGTVRAGELLRALDLPADLVVTADEWGVRKPDPEFFARVAEASGAAPEATLYVGDHPADDLFPAAAAGLRTAHLRRGPYGHWWADHPDVVETADFRIDALTELAGLAGSAEPAGSGGTSSGPASVEPDAPAARDAAEDSCAPAAQDTATAPDASKDEGLKVVRRGALRSVR; translated from the coding sequence ATGGAAACGATCGTCCTCGACATCGGCGAAACCCTCGTACGCGACGACCGGCACTGGGCGTCCTGGGCCGACTGGCTCGGCGTACCACCCCACACGCTCGGGGCACTGGTGGGCGCGGTCGTCGCCCAGGGCCGCGAGGCCACGGACGCGCTGCGGATCCTGCGGCCCGGCATGGACGTCGAGGCGGCCTGCCGCGCGCGGGCCGCCGCCGGGCGCGGGGAACACCTCGACGAGTCGGACCTCTACCAGGACGTCCGGCCCGCACTGGGCGAACTGCGCTCCGCGGGCGTGCGGGTCGTGGTGGCGGGGGACGGCACGGTCCGGGCCGGGGAGTTGCTGCGGGCGCTGGACCTGCCCGCCGATCTGGTGGTCACCGCCGACGAGTGGGGCGTGCGCAAGCCGGACCCGGAGTTCTTCGCGCGGGTGGCGGAGGCGTCCGGCGCGGCCCCGGAGGCGACGCTGTACGTGGGCGACCACCCGGCCGACGACCTGTTCCCGGCCGCCGCGGCGGGGCTGCGGACGGCGCATCTGCGGCGCGGACCGTACGGGCACTGGTGGGCGGACCACCCGGACGTGGTGGAGACGGCGGACTTCCGTATCGACGCGTTGACGGAGTTGGCGGGGCTGGCGGGGTCGGCGGAGCCGGCGGGCTCCGGTGGTACGTCCTCGGGTCCGGCCTCCGTGGAGCCGGACGCACCGGCGGCCCGGGACGCGGCGGAGGACTCGTGCGCACCCGCGGCCCAGGACACCGCGACAGCCCCGGACGCCTCGAAGGACGAGGGCCTGAAGGTCGTGCGGCGGGGAGCGCTGAGGTCGGTTCGCTAG